Proteins encoded in a region of the Schistocerca serialis cubense isolate TAMUIC-IGC-003099 chromosome 6, iqSchSeri2.2, whole genome shotgun sequence genome:
- the LOC126483704 gene encoding piggyBac transposable element-derived protein 4-like codes for MDVEPQNIRPDNSERRPRQRGSPARYHTGSTEEWADIDCFPSIDIFSGDHGVTNLCGLDADSSVLDFFSYFVDRDLLAHYKEQTNLYARQKLRQLTSGGQLTPACRMFGWTGVTLVEVKKFLAIIFHMSISQKPFIGDHWSQDPCLSCNYCPNLLTRNRFLQIMSNFHLNDNSLEIKRGEPGYDPLHEVHPLVETICLQFQQAYLPDHDIMVDEGMCKYRGRIYFKQYLLQKPSKYGMKLCMLSESNSGYIWNLQIFCGQSNVVVDIVKNLLGTLVGKGHTLFTDRFYTSPIRARELEK; via the coding sequence ATGGATGTAGAACCACAAAATATCCGTCCTGACAACAGTGAAAGGAGGCCAAGACAAAGGGGCAGCCCAGCAAGATATCATACTGGGTCTACAGAGGAGTGGGCTGATATAGACTGTTTTCCAAGTATTGACATTTTTAGTGGGGACCATGGTGTAACAAATTTATGTGGATTAGATGCCGACTCTTCAGTTCtggatttcttttcatattttgtggACAGGGACCTTCTTGCTCATTACAAAGAGCAGACAAATCTTTATGCTAGACAGAAGCTAAGGCAACTGACAAGTGGAGGTCAGCTCACTCCTGCATGCAGGATGTTTGGTTGGACAGGCGTCACTTTAGTGGAAGTAAAAAAATTCCTGGCTATAATTTTCCACATGAGCATCAGCCAAAAGCCCTTTATAGGAGATCATTGGAGCCAAGATCCTTGTCTGTCTTGTAACTACTGCCCAAATCTGTTGACCAGAAACAGATTCCTACAGATTATGTCAAACTTCCATTTGAATGATAATTCATTGGAAATCAAGAGAGGTGAACCTGGGTACGACCCATTACACGAGGTCCACCCTCTAGTTGAAACCATCTGTTTACAGTTTCAGCAGGCGTACCTGCCTGACCATGACATAATGGTTGATGAAGGCATGTGTAAATATAGAGGCAgaatttatttcaagcagtatctGCTACAAAAACCTAGCAAATATGGCATGAAATTATGTATGCTCTCAGAGTCTAACTCTGGTTATATTTGGAATTTACAGATTTTCTGTGGCCAAAGCAATGTTGTGGTTGACATTGTGAAAAATCTACTTGGCACCCTAGTGGGTAAGGGGCATACATTATTTACTGATCGTTTTTATACAAGCCCTATTCGTGCAAGAGAATTAGAAAAGTAG